In one Umezawaea sp. Da 62-37 genomic region, the following are encoded:
- a CDS encoding YciI family protein: MTAPGTGAADYEEPVMPRFMLLMSYAKIEGVEPITSWAPGDIKAHIDFQQALGQELTDKGELVDGQGLAGPDAARIVVFKGAGAPVVTDGPFPESKEFLAGYWVVDVESADRALEIAAQASAAPGQNGVPIGQPIEVREVMSAPSAEQ; the protein is encoded by the coding sequence ATGACGGCGCCGGGAACCGGCGCGGCGGACTACGAGGAGCCTGTGATGCCGAGGTTCATGCTGCTGATGAGCTACGCGAAGATCGAGGGTGTCGAACCGATCACCTCCTGGGCGCCCGGTGACATCAAGGCGCACATCGACTTCCAGCAGGCGCTGGGTCAGGAGCTGACCGACAAGGGCGAGCTCGTCGACGGCCAGGGCCTGGCCGGGCCCGACGCGGCCCGGATCGTCGTGTTCAAGGGGGCGGGCGCGCCGGTCGTGACCGACGGGCCGTTCCCCGAGTCCAAGGAGTTCCTGGCCGGGTACTGGGTCGTCGACGTGGAGTCCGCGGACCGCGCGCTGGAGATCGCCGCCCAGGCCTCCGCGGCGCCCGGCCAGAACGGCGTGCCGATCGGCCAGCCCATCGAGGTGCGCGAAGTGATGAGCGCGCCCAGCGCCGAGCAGTGA
- the rnhA gene encoding ribonuclease HI, with the protein MDQIVDIYTDGACWTNPGPGGWGAVLRYGKYEKELCGGEATETTNNRMELTAPARALDHLKRPVTVRLFTDSTYVRNGITAWMPKWKANGWLTAAKQPVKNADLWVLLEKAVARHTVEWHWVKGHAGDPGNEHADRLALRGLENALREAGFDPTTYRSSGRAAVL; encoded by the coding sequence GTGGACCAGATCGTGGACATCTACACCGACGGCGCCTGCTGGACCAACCCCGGCCCCGGCGGATGGGGCGCAGTGCTGCGCTACGGCAAGTACGAGAAGGAGCTGTGCGGCGGCGAAGCGACCGAAACCACCAACAACCGCATGGAACTCACCGCCCCGGCCCGCGCACTGGACCACCTGAAACGCCCCGTGACCGTGCGTCTGTTCACCGACAGCACCTACGTCCGCAACGGCATCACCGCATGGATGCCGAAGTGGAAGGCGAACGGCTGGCTCACCGCCGCCAAACAACCCGTCAAGAACGCCGACCTCTGGGTACTGCTGGAAAAAGCGGTCGCCCGTCACACGGTCGAATGGCACTGGGTAAAGGGCCACGCCGGCGACCCAGGCAACGAACACGCCGACCGCCTAGCCCTGCGCGGCCTGGAAAACGCCCTACGCGAAGCCGGCTTCGACCCCACCACCTACCGCTCCAGCGGCAGAGCTGCCGTGCTGTAA
- a CDS encoding DUF6596 domain-containing protein yields the protein MTTGVEDLLRELAPQVLGVLVRRFGDFSAAEDAVQEALLAAALHWPSDGLPDNPRGWLLQAAQRRLTDQFRSDQARRRREESVFSLESPPVDVADRDDTLVLLFLCCHPALTPASAIALTLRAVGGLTTAEIANAFLVPEATMAQRVSRAKQKVKASGVPFGMPVGDDRAVRLRSVLRVLYLLFNEGHTSSAGPELHRVELSGEAIRLARIAHALLPGEGEVAGLLALMLLTDARRPARTGVDGELIPLASQDRRLWDRGLIGEGVELVTGALSRGLVGEYLLQAAIAAVHDEAESVEETDWPEILGLYGLLERMTGNPVVALNRAIAVAMVHGPEVGLELLGALDSRLAGHYRLEAVRGHLHEMAGDVGAAVGCYREAAGRTASGVERNYLVMRAARLGVR from the coding sequence GTGACCACCGGCGTCGAGGACCTGCTGCGCGAACTCGCGCCGCAGGTCCTCGGCGTGCTGGTCCGCCGGTTCGGCGACTTCTCCGCGGCCGAGGACGCCGTGCAGGAGGCACTGCTCGCGGCCGCGCTGCACTGGCCGTCCGACGGGCTGCCGGACAACCCGCGCGGTTGGCTCCTGCAAGCCGCGCAACGCCGTCTCACCGACCAGTTCCGCAGCGACCAGGCCCGGCGACGACGTGAGGAAAGCGTTTTCTCGCTGGAGTCGCCGCCGGTCGACGTGGCCGACCGCGACGACACGCTCGTGCTGCTGTTCCTGTGCTGCCACCCCGCGCTCACGCCCGCGTCGGCGATCGCCTTGACGCTGCGCGCGGTCGGCGGCCTGACCACCGCGGAGATCGCGAACGCGTTCCTGGTGCCCGAGGCGACCATGGCGCAGCGCGTCAGCCGGGCCAAGCAGAAGGTCAAGGCGTCGGGAGTGCCGTTCGGGATGCCCGTGGGCGATGACCGCGCGGTTCGGCTGCGGTCCGTGCTGCGGGTGCTCTACCTGTTGTTCAACGAGGGGCACACCAGCAGCGCCGGACCCGAGCTGCACCGCGTCGAGCTGTCCGGGGAGGCGATCCGGTTGGCGCGGATCGCGCATGCGCTTCTGCCCGGTGAGGGGGAGGTCGCCGGGCTGTTGGCGTTGATGCTGCTCACGGACGCGCGGAGGCCTGCTCGGACCGGGGTCGACGGGGAGTTGATCCCGTTGGCTTCGCAGGATCGGCGGCTGTGGGATCGGGGGTTGATCGGTGAGGGTGTGGAGTTGGTGACTGGTGCGTTGTCGAGGGGGTTGGTGGGGGAGTACCTGCTCCAGGCGGCGATCGCGGCGGTGCACGACGAGGCGGAGTCGGTGGAGGAGACGGACTGGCCGGAGATCCTGGGGTTGTACGGGCTGTTGGAGCGGATGACCGGGAATCCGGTGGTGGCGTTGAACAGGGCCATCGCGGTGGCGATGGTGCACGGGCCCGAGGTGGGGTTGGAGTTGTTGGGGGCGTTGGATTCGCGGTTGGCGGGGCATTATCGGTTGGAGGCTGTGCGGGGGCATTTGCATGAGATGGCGGGGGATGTGGGGGCGGCGGTGGGGTGTTATCGGGAGGCGGCGGGGAGGACTGCGAGTGGGGTGGAGAGGAATTATCTGGTGATGAGGGCGGCTAGGTTGGGGGTTCGGTAG